In Erigeron canadensis isolate Cc75 chromosome 1, C_canadensis_v1, whole genome shotgun sequence, a single window of DNA contains:
- the LOC122583572 gene encoding F-box/kelch-repeat protein At5g26960, whose amino-acid sequence MSSSENCNSRHFSWLTKSCFPDSRQYNPSHQLHYPPHRPTSLSSLPDDILVEIISRVPRSSLPSISVVCRRWSYLIDFSQFYSLRRHRGLLHFAVFVLSFSDSGFIAATYELANHTRWTTTTTSLSCRTSGYNDVGGLSSHARLAAIGRWVYVIGKTSMLRCDAWTGTVIPRSKMSVLRKKFAVAVVSGKIYVAGGSSRTAVVEEYDPERNSWRVVCHAPRMRYGCIGAAVDGVMYVIGGLKIGGACNDDTRVGARASASGGAHVYASSMDLYDVAARRWLRTRAVPGGGCVVAACAYGDYVYVLASHAVELSFWRFNGCRGAGFGEWSRLKSPPLPTQVRLDGTVRFSCVGVGDDKVVLIQIMGCIDDLLRRSGRSIRGVKEALVLVYDSTGDGEWSRGPDLPDLVRRAACACVEW is encoded by the coding sequence ATGTCATCATCGGAAAACTGCAATTCTCGACACTTTTCATGGCTAACAAAATCATGTTTCCCAGATTCTCGACAATACAATCCAAGCCATCAACTCCACTATCCGCCACATCGTCCAACCTCATTATCTTCTCTCCCTGATGACATTTTGGTCGAAATCATATCTCGTGTTCCTCGATCTTCATTACCATCAATCTCCGTCGTCTGCCGTCGTTGGTCTTATTTAATCGACTTTTCTCAATTCTATAGCCTCCGTCGCCACCGTGGTCTTCTTCATTTTGCAGTCTTTGTGTTATCTTTTTCGGATTCTGGGTTTATTGCGGCCACATATGAATTAGCTAATCACACTCGGTGGACCACCACGACAACCTCGTTGTCGTGTCGGACTAGTGGGTACAATGATGTGGGTGGCTTGTCGTCCCACGCGCGGCTTGCGGCGATTGGGAGATGGGTTTATGTAATTGGGAAAACTAGTATGCTCCGGTGTGATGCGTGGACTGGGACGGTTATACCCAGATCGAAAATGTCGGTTTTGAGAAAGAAGTTCGCGGTTGCGGTTGTCTCCGGAAAAATCTACGTCGCCGGCGGGTCTAGTAGAACGGCGGTAGTAGAGGAGTATGACCCAGAAAGGAATTCGTGGCGCGTGGTGTGTCACGCGCCAAGGATGCGTTACGGGTGTATTGGTGCAGCGGTGGACGGAGTCATGTACGTGATTGGTGGGTTGAAGATAGGTGGCGCGTGTAATGATGACACGCGCGTTGGAGCACGCGCTTCTGCTAGTGGTGGAGCTCATGTTTATGCTAGCTCAATGGATTTGTATGATGTGGCGGCACGAAGGTGGTTGAGAACTCGTGCGGTGCCTGGCGGTGGTTGTGTGGTGGCAGCGTGTGCTTATGGGGATTACGTTTACGTTTTGGCTAGCCACGCGGTTGAGCTTTCCTTTTGGAGGTTTAACGGGTGTAGAGGCGCAGGGTTTGGAGAGTGGTCTCGGTTGAAAAGTCCACCATTGCCAACGCAAGTTAGGCTAGACGGAACGGTGAGATTTAGTTGCGTAGGGGTGGGGGATGATAAGGTGGTGTTGATACAAATAATGGGTTGTATTGATGATTTGTTAAGGAGGAGTGGGCGGAGTATTAGAGGAGTGAAAGAAGCTTTGGTGTTGGTTTATGATTCCACGGGTGACGGAGAATGGAGTAGAGGGCCAGATTTGCCGGATTTGGTTAGACGCGCCGCCTGTGCGTGTGTGGAATGGTAA
- the LOC122581434 gene encoding protein DETOXIFICATION 45, chloroplastic, whose product MASGQLNNTLLFNGLATESGEWTKTKLKKGSFPETLSVRVRDSLYLNKRRRLRYSADVVGHCSPVLSKMMLYSSVIHKRKHASSTIKGRVNSDSSVRSSEVEESIVTEENDVSNLKEIYPDLIRVGSTEDQEAIEISRSKNIKKELIGLSLPALAGQAIEPMAQLMETAYIGRLGPVQLASAGVSISIFNIVSKLFNIPLLSVSTSFVAEDIAKNSSVTKDANGNGHVVAERKQLASVSTALLLAVGIGIFEGLALYFGSGVFLNLMGIPSASSMHAPAQQFLSLRALGAPAVVLSLALQGVFRGFKDTKTPVLCLGIGNCSAIFWFPILMYYFKLGVSGAAISSVISQYMVTFLMIWHLNKRAVLLPPRPGALQFGGYMKSGGFLLGRTLAVLTTTTLGTSMAARQGPIAMAAHQICLQVWLAVSLITDALAASGQALIASSVSEGDYRSVKDITYLVLKIGLVTGISLAAILGLSFGSIAAMFTKDSEVLRIARTGVLFVSASQPLNALAFIVDGLHYGVSDFPYAAYSMMLVGFLSSAFLFYAPPSFGLYGVWAGLTLFMGLRMVAGLIRLSTKNGPWWFLHQDLNRSKLTH is encoded by the exons ATGGCTTCTGGGCAACTGAATAATACTCTTCTATTTAATGGACTGGCAACCGAAAGTGGTGAATGGACCAAAACAAAGTTAAAGAAAGGGTCTTTTCCAGAAACACTATCAGTCAGAGTTCGTGATTCATTATATTTAAACAAACGGAGGAGGTTGAGATATTCAGCAGATGTTGTAGGACATTGTTCCCCAGTTTTATCAAAGATGATGTTATATTCTTCAGTTATTCATAAGAGAAAGCATGCTTCTTCCACAATAAAAGGGCGTGTAAACTCAGATTCTAGTGTGCGTTCTTCTGAAGTGGAAGAGAGTATTGTAACAGAAGAGAACGATGTCTCTAACCTGAAAGAAATATATCC GGACCTGATTCGTGTTGGTTCAACAGAGGATCAAGAAGCAATTGAGATATCACGttctaaaaatattaaaaaggagCTTATTGGACTATCACTTCCAGCACTTGCTGGGCAAGCTATTGAACCAATGGCCCAGTTAATGGAGACAGCTTATATTGGAAGATTGG GCCCTGTGCAGTTGGCTTCTGCTGGTGTCTCCATTTCGATCTTCAATATTGTTTCCAAACTATTTAACATTCCTCTCCTTAGTGTTTCTACTTCTTTTGTGGCGGAGGATATTGCAAAAAACTCCAGTG TCACTAAAGACGCAAATGGAAATGGCCATGTTGTAGCAGAAAGGAAACAGCTAGCTTCCGTCTCTACAGCTTTGCTTTTGGCTGTTGGCATTGGTATATTTGAGGGTTTGGCATTATATTTCGGATCAGGGGTGTTTCTTAATCTCATGGGTATACCATCG GCTTCTTCGATGCATGCTCCAGCTCAACAATTTCTTTCTCTTAGAGCCCTGGGTGCTCCTGCCGTTGTGCTTTCTTTAGCTCTTCAGGGTGTTTTCCGTGGTTTTAAGGACACAAAGACTCCAGTATTATGTTTAG GCATTGGTAATTGTTCAGCAATTTTTTGGTTTCCCATTCTTATGTACTACTTCAAGTTAGGTGTGAGTGGAGCAGCAATTTCTTCTGTTATCTCACA GTACATGGTCACATTTTTAATGATATGGCATCTTAATAAAAGAGCTGTATTACTGCCTCCGAGGCCTGGAGCACTACAATTTGGTGGCTATATGAAATCTG GGGGTTTTCTCCTGGGAAGAACTCTTGCAGTACTTACGACAACCACCCTGGGAACATCAATGGCTGCTCGGCAAGGTCCTATAGCTATGGCTGCTCACCAGATATGTTTGCAAGTATGGTTGGCTGTTTCTCTTATAACAGATGCACTTGCAGCGTCAGGTCAG gCATTGATTGCTAGTTCAGTTTCAGAAGGGGACTACAGATCTGTGAAGGATATCACATACTTAGTTTTGAAG ATTGGTTTAGTGACAGGTATTTCTTTGGCCGCGATATTGGGCTTATCCTTTGGTTCTATAGCTGCTATGTTTACGAAGGACTCTGAAGTATTAAGAATTGCTAGGACCGGGGTTTTG TTTGTGAGTGCTAGCCAGCCATTGAATGCTTTGGCTTTTATCGTTGATGGATTGCATTATGGAGTTTCAGACTTCCCTTACGCAGCTTATTCCATG ATGCTTGTGGGGTTCCTATCATCTGCGTTTCTTTTCTATGCTCCTCCTTCTTTTGGTCTATATGGTGTTTGGGCAGGTTTGACCCTATTCATGGGATTGCGAATGGTGGCAGGATTGATCAG ATTATCAACCAAGAATGGCCCATGGTGGTTTCTGCATCAGGATTTAAATAGATCTAAG CTTACTCATTAG
- the LOC122585772 gene encoding cytochrome P450 711A1-like translates to MLFRFHMGRQALVIVADAELCREAGIKKFKQITNRTIPSPIMASPIHQKGLLWIRDLTWSSMRNTIVSVYQPSHLATLVPMMQSYIEAIAQNIPEGADEDINLNELTLKIASDVIGKAAFGSDFGLCQPDQHQHQGYTDSFLKQHIYSTSKLKMDLSSSMSMLIGLFLPILQEPFRHIFENIPFTTDWQLQRTNKSLTNILEKIVDNKMQDRKRGSSDFLSLILNARESNTNLSRLFTPDYISGLTYEHFLAGSTTTSFTISTAVYLISGHPEVEQKLLEEIDAFGPRDQVPTADDLQSRFPYLDQVVKETMRFYTLSPFMLREAATDVKIGDYIIPKGTGVWMSYAALAKDPTNFPEPEKFKPERFDPNGDEEKHRHPYAYIPFGIGPRVCIGQKFALQEIKLALIHLYRRYVFRRSPNMKTPLEFEFGIVLHFKHGIIVRAIKRM, encoded by the exons ATGTTGTTTAGGTTTCACATGGGAAGACAAGCTTTGGTGATTGTGGCTGATGCAGAGCTATGTAGAGAAGCAGGGATCAAGAAGTTCAAGCAGATAACCAATAGAACTATACCTTCTCCAATAATGGCTTCCCCTATTCATCAAAAAGGTCTCCTTTGGATAAG GGATTTAACATGGTCAAGTATGAGAAACACTATAGTTTCAGTGTACCAGCCATCTCACTTGGCAACCTTAGTACCAATGATGCAATCTTATATTGAGGCCATTGCTCAAAATATTCCAGAAGGCGCCGATGAAGACATAAACTTAAACGAACTAACACTTAAAATTGCTTCCGACGTGATTGGGAAAGCAGCTTTTGGTTCCGATTTTGGCCTATGTCAACCCGACCAACATCAGCACCAAGGATACACTGACTCGTTTCTCAAGCAACACATCTACTCCACCTCCAAGCTCAAAATGGACTTATCGTCTTCCATGTCAATGCTCATAGGCCTCTTTCTCCCGATACTTCAAGAGCCCTTTCGccacatatttgaaaacatccCGTTCACCACGGATTGGCAACTTCAAAGGACAAACAAAAGCTTGACTAATATACTAGAAAAGATTGTGGACAACAAAATGCAAGACAGAAAAAGAGGATCAAGTGATTTCTTGTCATTGATATTGAATGCAAGGGAATCGAATACTAATTTGAGTCGGTTATTCACACCGGACTACATCAGTGGCCTAACGTACGAGCACTTCCTTGCTGGATCAACGACAACATCATTCACAATATCTACTGCTGTTTATCTGATTTCTGGGCATCCAGAAGTCGAGCAAAAGTTGCTTGAAGAGATAGATGCATTTGGTCCACGTGATCAGGTTCCAACAGCAGATGATCTTCAATCAAGATTTCCATACCTTGATCAG GTGGTCAAAGAAACAATGAGGTTTTACACACTTTCTCCTTTCATGTTAAGAGAAGCAGCCACAGACGTAAAGATTGGAGATTATATTATCCCAAAG ggGACAGGAGTGTGGATGTCATATGCAGCTCTAGCAAAGGATCCTACCAATTTTCCGGAGCCCGAAAAGTTCAAGCCAGAGAGATTTGACCCGAATGgtgatgaagaaaaacatagGCATCCTTATGCATACATACCCTTCGGGATTGGACCTCGAGTATGCATTGGTCAGAAATTCGCTTTGCAAGAGATTAAGCTAGCATTGATCCATCTATACAGGAGATATGTGTTTCGACGCTCCCCAAACATGAAAACCCCTTTGGAATTTGAATTTGGCATAGTTCTTCACTTCAAACATGGTATCATTGTTAGAGCCATAAAGCGAATGTAA